One Oncorhynchus masou masou isolate Uvic2021 chromosome 18, UVic_Omas_1.1, whole genome shotgun sequence DNA window includes the following coding sequences:
- the fgf21 gene encoding fibroblast growth factor 21 → MSLCAHISLFSCSLLGLLSLSISSYIPDSNPLLLFNDQVRERHLYTDNQRKELFLEMTPDGKVTGSPAQTSHSVLEMRSVREGETVIKGVSSSLFLCVDSIGQLRGQSHYTETDCTFRELLLADGYSRFFSSHHKLYVSLTSKGSTPQHGLPFHRFLPLRNILVSRSMTNIAENQQQNQQQLDLDSDNPFGRGLTGVVSPQFSRDK, encoded by the exons ATGTCCTTGTGTGCACACATCTCCCTGTTCTCCTGCTCCCTTCTgggcctcctatctctctctatatcatcATATATTCCTGACTCCAACCCACTCCTGCTCTTCAATGATCAAGTCAGAGAAAGACATCTCTACACAG ATAATCAAAGAAAAGAACTGTTTCTGGAGATGACACCAGATGGAAAAGTGACAGGAAGCCCTGCTCAGACCTCTCACA GTGTGTTGGAGATGAGGTCAGTTCGAGAAGGTGAGACAGTTATCAAGGGTGTGTCCTCATCCCTTTTCCTCTGTGTGGACAGCATTGGCCAGTTGAGGGGACAG AGCCACTACACAGAGACTGACTGCACCTTCAGAGAGCTGCTGCTAGCTGATGGATACTCTCGTTTCTTCTCTTCACATCACAAACTTTATGTGTCCCTCACCTCAAAAGGCTCCACACCGCAACATGGGCTCCCGTTCCATCGGTTCCTACCCCTGAGAAACATTTTGGTATCTAGAAGTATGACGAATATAGCTGAAAATCAACAACAGAATCAGCAACAGCTTGACCTGGACTCAGATAACCCTTTCGGCAGGGGTCTCACTGGTGTTGTCAGTCCACAGTTCTCCAGGGATAAGTGA